TCCGCCGTCGCCGGCCACGCCGAAATCCTTGTCGTACCCGATCTCGAATCCGGCAACATGGTCGCCAAGCAGTTGGAATATCTAGCCAACGCATTGACCGCCGGCATCGTCCTCGGCACGACCGTCCCGATTGTATTGACCAGCCGTGCCGACTCCGCCGAAACGCGGACCGCCTCCTGCGTCATTGCAGCACTCATCGCACACGCTAACCGAAAGAAGGGAACTGCCTGATATGAACAAAGGCATTTTGACCATTAATGCAGGCTCGTCATCCATCAAGTTTGCACTCTACGAATTGAATGGCGGCCTGGCCGACAAGCCGACACTCTCCGGCCAGATCGACGGCATCGGCGCCAGCGCCAAGCTGATCGCCAAGGACCCGGCCGGCAAGCATGAAATCGAACTCAAGCTGAGCGGCGAGCAGGAAGCCCAGCATCAGGCATCGCTCGATTTCCTGCTGACCTGGATCCAGGAACACCAGACCGGCACCGAACTGGTTGCCGTCGGCCACCGCGTCGTGCACGGCGGCGAGCTTTTTTCGGCCCCGATGGCCGTTGACCGCGACACTGTCGCCCAGCTCGAACAATTCATCACCCTCGCCCCGCTGCACCAGCCGCACAATCTCAACGGCATCAAGGCCATCGCCAAACTGCTGCCGCAAGTCCGCCAGGTCGCCTGTTTCGACACCGCCTTCCACCGGACCAACCCGCCCGTCGCCCAGGCTTTTGCCATTCCACGGGCGTTGACCGCGGAAGGCGTCAAACGCTACGGTTTTCATGGCCTGTCCTATGAGTTCATCGCCCGCGTCCTGCCGGAACACAGCAGCAAGGCCAACGGCCGGGTCATCGTCGCTCACCTCGGCAACGGTTCGTCGATGTGCGCCATGCTCGAGCGCAAGAGCATCACCTCGACGATGGGCTTCACCGCCATCGACGGCCTGATGATGGGTACCCGGACCGGTGCCATCGACCCGGGCGTGTTGCTCTACCTGATGGACAACAAGGGCATGAATTCGAAGGATCTGACTCGCCTGCTCTACAAAGAATCGGGTCTGCTCGGCGTCTCCGGCATCAGCCAGGACATGCGTACCCTGCTCGCCTCCGACCAGCCGGAAGCCGAAGAAGCGATCGAGCTCTACTGCTTCCGCATCCTGCGCGAAATCGGTTCACTTGCGGCCGCAATCGAAGGCGTCGATGCTCTGGTGTTCACCGGCGGCATTGGCGAACATTCGGCCGAAGTTCGCCGCCGTGTCTGCAGCCGTCTTGGCTGGCTCGGCATCAACCTCGACGAGGCAGCCAATAACGACGACAAACTGCGTATTTCAACAAGCGACAGCACGGTCGACGTCATGGTCATTCCGACCAACGAAGAGTGGATGATTGCGCATCACGCACAGACGCTGCTGGCCCTCTAAAAAAATATTTTAAGCCCCAG
The sequence above is drawn from the Dechloromonas sp. TW-R-39-2 genome and encodes:
- a CDS encoding acetate/propionate family kinase, yielding MNKGILTINAGSSSIKFALYELNGGLADKPTLSGQIDGIGASAKLIAKDPAGKHEIELKLSGEQEAQHQASLDFLLTWIQEHQTGTELVAVGHRVVHGGELFSAPMAVDRDTVAQLEQFITLAPLHQPHNLNGIKAIAKLLPQVRQVACFDTAFHRTNPPVAQAFAIPRALTAEGVKRYGFHGLSYEFIARVLPEHSSKANGRVIVAHLGNGSSMCAMLERKSITSTMGFTAIDGLMMGTRTGAIDPGVLLYLMDNKGMNSKDLTRLLYKESGLLGVSGISQDMRTLLASDQPEAEEAIELYCFRILREIGSLAAAIEGVDALVFTGGIGEHSAEVRRRVCSRLGWLGINLDEAANNDDKLRISTSDSTVDVMVIPTNEEWMIAHHAQTLLAL